The DNA region CTACCACTTTATCAGCTTTGTTAGCCCGGCTGTTGCAGCAGCAAAGCCGCATCGGGCCAGCCATCGTCCAACATCGACACACTGTTCGGCTGGCCCGCCAAATAGGCAACCGCTTTGAGGAAGCGCGAGCCTGCACCAACCTGGGTTTTCTTTATATTGAACAAGGTCAGTGGCATCGGGCCGAGGTTTTGTGTTGTCATGCCTTGAACATTTTTGAAACCATCAATAGTGACCACGGACGCGCTCACACCGAGAATCACCTGGGGGTTCTATATACCCGAAAATGTTTCTGGGACAAGGCCGAACAGCATCTTGAGCGTGCCTGCGCAATCTGGCAAACTATGGCCGACAATCATGGCTTGATGCGGGGGTTCATCAACCTGGGTTTGCTTTACAACCAGATGGAATGTAGTAAAAAATCCCTGGACTATTTAAAGAAAGCTCTTCATCAGGCCAGAATTACTGGAGAGGAAATCGAACTTGGCTTAATTTATTTAAATATGGGCGTTGCTTACAGGTTAAGCGGTGAGCCGGTGCAAGCAGAAGCACAGGCTCGGCAGGCAGAAGCAATCTTCCGGCAATCTTCAAATCCAATCGGGCTGGCTTTAGCATGGATCAGCCTGGGGGGAGCCTACATTGATCAAAAAATATGGAACAAAGCTAGAAGATACCTGGAAGCCGGATTAGATGCCTGTCGAAAGTTAAAAAATGAGTATGGTGAAATCGAAGCCTTGATTGGCGTAGTAGAATATGAATTAGCGAGAGAAAATCAACAGCTAGCAACAGAGCAACTGAATGAATTAGAGAATCTCAGCCAATCACGTAACTGGGATGCACGCTATCCTTACTTACAATCACGACTCATAAAATACCGTTGCAGCTTGTCAGGCTAAGGGTCTA from Anaerolineae bacterium includes:
- a CDS encoding tetratricopeptide repeat protein → MTNSDLANGQNFSGLFRHYVLANVQYWQKYVTQQSTDIAALDRERDRILKAISFALDLEIAWPCVYQVIVTFSSFMERRGYWESWNRLLDQALKVAQRLEDVAKATTLSALLARLLQQQSRIGPAIVQHRHTVRLARQIGNRFEEARACTNLGFLYIEQGQWHRAEVLCCHALNIFETINSDHGRAHTENHLGVLYTRKCFWDKAEQHLERACAIWQTMADNHGLMRGFINLGLLYNQMECSKKSLDYLKKALHQARITGEEIELGLIYLNMGVAYRLSGEPVQAEAQARQAEAIFRQSSNPIGLALAWISLGGAYIDQKIWNKARRYLEAGLDACRKLKNEYGEIEALIGVVEYELARENQQLATEQLNELENLSQSRNWDARYPYLQSRLIKYRCSLSG